In Helianthus annuus cultivar XRQ/B chromosome 9, HanXRQr2.0-SUNRISE, whole genome shotgun sequence, the following are encoded in one genomic region:
- the LOC110875190 gene encoding uncharacterized protein LOC110875190, with translation MPKYAKFLNDLLKGKNKLEELSNVILNAKCSAVVMNKLPEKLIDPGIFTIPCLFGGDIQNHALVDLGASINLMPYSFYEKLGLGDLKPTRMTLDMEAGENMPLILGRPFLCTAKALIDVFLGTITLRVGEEMIIFKVNKARGSGARVEAVASVKESERDEREEK, from the exons ATGCCGAAGTATGCTAAGTTCTTAAATGATCTCCTGAAAGGGAAGAATAAACTAGAGGAGCTTTCGAATGTCATTTTGAATGCCAAATGTTCTGCTGTTGTGATGAACAAGCTACCGGAAAAACTCATTGATCCGGGTATCTTCACGATCCCATGTTTGTTCGGTGGTGACATTCAAAACCATGCGTTAGTCGACCTAGGTGCTAGTATTAATCTGATGCCATATTCATTTTACGAAAAACTAGGCCTCGGTGATCTCAAACCAACTCGCATGACCCTAG ACATGGAAGCAGGCGAGAATATGCCCCTAATTCTAGGACGTCCATTTTTGTGCACCGCTAAGGCCCTCATAGATGTTTTCTTAGGCACTATTACACTTAGAGTTGGGGAGGAAATGATAATCTTTAAGGTTAATAAGGCGAGAGGTTCAGGTGCTCGGGTAGAAGCGGTAGCATCAGTTAAGGAGAGTGAGAGGGATGAGAGAGAAGAGAAATGA